In Puniceicoccaceae bacterium, one DNA window encodes the following:
- a CDS encoding VOC family protein, whose protein sequence is MNKFLHTRIRVSNLEQSVDFYCNGFGFMVYKRNDRSPAGNQIVHLRLPGNDHMLELTYSPDYKVAVPEDLMHTAIGVPNIISFCERLEEKGIEVWPDGWRETFENPEKRMAFVTDPDGYEVEILEKR, encoded by the coding sequence ATGAATAAATTCCTGCACACCCGCATCCGCGTCAGCAATCTGGAGCAATCCGTTGATTTCTACTGCAACGGTTTTGGTTTCATGGTCTACAAACGCAATGACCGCTCCCCTGCTGGCAACCAGATCGTGCACCTGCGACTGCCCGGTAACGATCACATGCTTGAGCTGACCTATTCCCCCGACTACAAGGTCGCAGTGCCCGAAGACCTGATGCACACCGCCATCGGGGTTCCCAATATCATCAGTTTCTGCGAACGACTGGAGGAGAAGGGCATTGAGGTCTGGCCCGACGGATGGCGCGAAACGTTTGAGAATCCGGAAAAACGCATGGCTTTTGTTACCGATCCGGATGGATATGAAGTGGAGATTCTCGAGAAACGATAA